The sequence ataaagtaatttttaccTACATGATATAATAGTCTAActacaatatacaatttaaacatGAGAAAATTCTAATAAATGATGTGCTTGCAAATCTTATGTTATTTGGAAAATTTCACTCTTTGccttgttatatatatataatatatatattatataataatatagtataacTAGTgaacccgacagacgttgtcctgcatgatatttcaagcaaataattttgaaaactttaaaagtaccgactgcagccccatctggcgggctgatttgtgaatctaaaccattcccagatccccttgaacacacacaaaaaatttcatcaaaatcggtccagtcgtttgagagaagttcagtgacatacacactcacagaagaattatatatatagtatataataagtgTGATATTTCTTTGTTATAGGTGACCACACGGCTAGCCTGTGGAATGTTGCAGAATCTGCACCTAGACGTGTAGTTTTATTCACTCACCACACGCGTTCTGTAAAAACAGCCGTGTTCCGACCGGAAGAACCAGCCGTGTTCGCGACGGGCGCTCGAGACGGTCGAATCCTTATTTGGGATGTTCGAGCTAACAATCAACCTTCTGTAGTAGTTAAGCCCGATAACTGCTTAGTAAACTGCCACTCTTTAAGTTTTACACCCAAAACCCCCGGATCACACTCTAAGAGAGCTCGCCTCGATCCCCACCGTGCTATATCAGTCACTGGTCTCGTTTTCCAAGATGACCAAACGCTCATCTCATGTGGAGAATGCGATGGAATTATCAAAGTGTGGGACCTACGCAAGAATTACAGTGTACACAGAAGGGAGCCCCTTCCGAAACACGCTATACCGTACTGCGGAATGTCCACTAAAAATGGTTACACGAATCTTATCATCGATAACGCTAGAATGCGTCTTTATGCAAGTTGTAtggataattatatttactgtTTCAATATATCCACTTATAACACCATACCTGAGCAAAGATACAGGGGACACGAAAACagtacattttacattaagaCTAGTTTAAGTCCGGACAGTATGTATCTTGTCAGTGGAAGTAGCGACAAAAATGCCTATATTTGGAATGTCAAGTATTCTGACCCGATCGTTAAACTAACTGGGCACTGGGCTGAAGTGACTTGCGCTGCTTGGTGCCAGAAGGGCGACGTAAAAATCGTGACATGCAGTGATGATGCTCGCCATAAAATTTGGAGAATCGGACGCGAGTGCCTCGAAGACGATGTGAAATATGAGGGTAAAGCTGAAATCGTCCCACGCAGAGATATCTCTCACCCGGATCTATGGAAGGCTAGGCATATTGACTTGACACCGAATTCTCTAAAGAGAAGATTAGGCAGTAACAGGTCGAGTTCGCAGAGCCCAAAGCGTATGCGAACAGAAAGTACGGgaagaaaaacaaaacgaTGCCTTACAGACCTCATGAACGCGTCTAAAGGTGACGAGTCTCTAGCTAAGAGACTTAGACCAGATGTTATTCCTGAAGAGGAAGAGCCAAAGTTATTGCCAGCGGGTTCTAAACGCCACTTAAACGATGATAGAGATAGTGGGAAGAAGGTTTATAATTCAGATCCAATCCCAACGGCAAGCGAGTGCTATATTGCGCAAGCTAGTTGTTCTTTTACCACTCCCACCaagaattatgaaaaaaaatcctgCAAACTTCTTTCGCCAAAAAGCCCTAAAGCTATTTCGCCATCTACAATGTCAAACAGAACTCCAGTCAAAGTCACCCCAAGCAAAGTTAGAATTATCTCTTTCTCCACTCCTACAGAAAATTTGCCTAATTACGTTCTGACTGGTGAAGCACCGCATCTAAGCCTAATGTCACCGGTGAAGAAAAAACAGGATACGACAAATTGGTTGACACTGATGGTTCGACAGAAGAAAGGAAAAGTGGAAGACAAAGTTCAAGTTACGTCAGCACCTCTTAGTCCAAAAGACCAAAACACACCAACGAGAAGAAACTCAGCCACAGAAAGACTgccaaaaacaaacaaacatgggacactacttaaatattttagtgtttCCAGACGAGAGAACTGATTAGAATAAGTTTATAATCTATTTTATCTATAGACAACTAGTTAGTGTCTCATCTATGAATGGACTTAAGCTATGTCAGAACTGATACAGACATACTCGAGCCCAAAAACGATGTTTTTTGAATGGTTTAATGAATAATACAGTATGAGGCGAATTTTTGTAAACTAGTTCCTTATACGCCTTaagttaattgtttttatatttaggacgccaataaataaacataaaaaaatttcaagttTTATTACTCCTATAAACCACCCATGATACTCACATAGAACAATTAGTAAATTTCTGCTCTTCGTATGGTAGGGTTTATAACACCCGGACACACCTCCCAAAAAAATGAAAGTACAGAACAAACAAACTACCCCGGGGTTGATACCACACTCGCTCGCAgtggagaatccccctctgggcATCCTCCGGGACGCTCAGCACGCAGGCcgcccttcgtattctgggggcGCAACTCTTCGCTCTACGACCAACATAGGTTAATTACTAatcgttctcggggcaaacATACCAACCAACAAAGGCCGCCCTTCCACACGTGCCGTGGACTTCATAAATGTTTGCCATCATCCACGCTGTGCACTATCAATTATAGACTGCACAGAAAGAACAACGCCCGGCTTCTCACCGAGAGTTAGATATTctccccggctgatacttcctacctctcctacTTGGGGTacaaattgtaacattaatTAGTGCCGCGGGCGGGAGTTTTCGTGTACGTCAGGAGAAGAGAGCATATCTGTTCTCGTCAactcgggacgcttgaagggACTGGCCTATCTAACCTTTGGCTGtgcgtagactgcgatgaccatccgcaATTCTACGCgtgcctgtataggtcccatagtGGAGAAGacgaaactgaccgactcatcGAGCACATCTCagttctcacctctgggcggggagCTCCTTTcgcttgaccgtattcaacaaAGCGCGATTCGAATcatgcatcttctaccgcatttaccatgggaGTGTTCAGAGG is a genomic window of Pieris napi chromosome 13, ilPieNapi1.2, whole genome shotgun sequence containing:
- the LOC125055436 gene encoding protein lethal(2)denticleless, whose translation is MNNLQSVIDRQLGIYGRFNYDNILKRFVVYEDESYYGLQSNAQAANFDQDSPIFACRFSEASGYEHIVALADEDGQVTIQDTSTASKANSLEGFQCHDNAVFDLAWMPKHMNFVTVSGDHTASLWNVAESAPRRVVLFTHHTRSVKTAVFRPEEPAVFATGARDGRILIWDVRANNQPSVVVKPDNCLVNCHSLSFTPKTPGSHSKRARLDPHRAISVTGLVFQDDQTLISCGECDGIIKVWDLRKNYSVHRREPLPKHAIPYCGMSTKNGYTNLIIDNARMRLYASCMDNYIYCFNISTYNTIPEQRYRGHENSTFYIKTSLSPDSMYLVSGSSDKNAYIWNVKYSDPIVKLTGHWAEVTCAAWCQKGDVKIVTCSDDARHKIWRIGRECLEDDVKYEGKAEIVPRRDISHPDLWKARHIDLTPNSLKRRLGSNRSSSQSPKRMRTESTGRKTKRCLTDLMNASKGDESLAKRLRPDVIPEEEEPKLLPAGSKRHLNDDRDSGKKVYNSDPIPTASECYIAQASCSFTTPTKNYEKKSCKLLSPKSPKAISPSTMSNRTPVKVTPSKVRIISFSTPTENLPNYVLTGEAPHLSLMSPVKKKQDTTNWLTLMVRQKKGKVEDKVQVTSAPLSPKDQNTPTRRNSATERLPKTNKHGTLLKYFSVSRREN